A region of the Massilia sp. erpn genome:
GACCACGGCGCCGGCAATCGCGCCGGCTGCGGTAGCGGCGGTGCGGCCATTGCCGCCGCCGACCTGGCTGCCCAGCAGGGCGCCGGCGACGCCGCCGATGATGGAGCCGCCCACGCTACGCTGCTGCGGCTGCTGGACCTGCACGTATTCGGTGCGGCATTCCTGGCGTGGACGGTTCACTTGTTCCATTTGCGGGGTCACGCGGATTACGCGGCCGAAATCCTCGAAGTCGGCGGCTTGTGCCAGCGGCAGGGCGCTCAGGCACAGGGCGGACAGCATCAGTTTCGCTTGCAAGTTCATAGGGTACCTCGTTCTGGGTTATGTGTTGGATGCTGCAATTTGCGGCAGTTCTCTAGGGATTTGGAATTGCACACGCTTATGGTAACGCCTGCAAGCGACAAAAAACGAGCCGCATGGCAACAAATTGTAACCTTCTGGCGGCGTGGGGCGAGGCGGGCGCTGTGTCTGCCGGGGCCATCTTAAAATGGCTTTAATATGTTCTGTTTTTAACAAAACTTGCGTAAGACATCATATACGTGTTGATTCATAGTGTACAACACGCTACCCTAATAGCCGTATGGG
Encoded here:
- a CDS encoding glycine zipper 2TM domain-containing protein; the encoded protein is MNLQAKLMLSALCLSALPLAQAADFEDFGRVIRVTPQMEQVNRPRQECRTEYVQVQQPQQRSVGGSIIGGVAGALLGSQVGGGNGRTAATAAGAIAGAVVGDRIDNQNAQPAGVTEQAVKQCRTVDHWESRASGYEVVYDYRGRNYTSVMSYDPGQRVRLRVSVEPMQQ